The Liquorilactobacillus nagelii DSM 13675 DNA window TGAATGCAGAGTTTAAAGAAGAACGAGTACTAGTTGATTTAACTGATCAGTATTATAATATGCGTGAAGTAATTGAAAAAGATATGACTTCGGTTGAATTAGCTAAGTTGGCCATGGAACAGTTGGGGATTAAGCCAGTTGTTTATCCAGTTCGTGGTGGAACAGATGGATCAAAACTTTCCTTTATGGGTCTGCCAACCCCGAACTTGTTTGCCGGTGGTGAGAATATGCACTCAAGATTTGAATTTGTTTCAATTCAAGTTATGGAACAAGCGGTTGACTTGATCTTGAAAATTGTGAGTTTAGCAGTTGAGCAAAAAAGTTAACACGAACAAACGTTTGGTATATAATGAAAATGTAAGCAAGTAAAGAAAGGCCAGGTGGTTGAACGACTCGTCGATGAGTGTTACTATCTGGGCTTTTTAACGTCTAAATTAGCAATAAAAGTGAGGTATAAAAATGCAGGAAAATCAAATGACAACAGCTGTTCAAGAAGCCTTGGCTCAGGCTCAGCAAATAGCTCAAACTCGGCATCATCAAGAAATCGATTTGCCACACTTGTTTAAATTCTTGATTCAGTCTGGTGAATTTGGGGCTGAACTGTTGCAACAAGCTGGGGTCGACTTAACAGGTTTTGAGAAAGAACTTGACCGTCAGTTAGATGGTATCGCAGTTGTTGAGGGTAGTGTTCAGTATGGTCAAACACTTAGTCAGCCAATGTATCGTCTATTGGCTGAAGCTGATCAGTTACGTAAGCAGCAAGATGATGAATATATAGCTTTGGATACAATTTTCTTGGCGCTTCTAAAATTAACAGCCAATCCAGTAGCTCTTTATTTAAAAAAACAGGGGTTGACTTTCGCTAAATTAGCAGCAGTTGTTAAAAAATTACGAGGGGGAGAAAGAGTGACTTCCAAAAATCAAGAAACACAATATAAAGCACTTGAAAAATATGGAATTGATCTAGTTAAACAAGTTCGTGATAATCAAGTTGATCCGATTATTGGCCGGGATGATGAGATTCGTGACGTTATTCGGATTCTTTCCCGTAAAACAAAAAACAATCCAATTTTAATCGGCGAACCTGGTGTCGGGAAAACGGCGATTGTTGAGGGCTTGGCGCAACGAATTGTACGGCGGGATGTTCCAGATAATTTGAAAGATAAAACTATCTTTTCTTTGGATATGGGTTCCTTGATTGCTGGTGCAAAATATCGAGGAGAGTTTGAGGAACGGTTAAAAGCGGTTTTAAAAGCTGTAAAGAAAAGTGAAGGCAAAATTTTACTTTTTATTGATGAAGTTCATAATATTGTGGGTGCTGGCAAAACAGAAGGTAGTATGGATGCTGGCAATTTATTAAAACCAATGCTTGCTCGAGGAGAATTGCATTTGATTGGTGCAACGACGCTTGATGAATATCGGGAATCAGTCGAAAAAGATAAGGCTTTGGCACGACGTTTCCAACGAGTAATGGTGCATGAACCAAGTGTTGAGGATACAATTTCCATTTTGCGGGGACTCAAAGAACGTTTTGAAATTCATCATGGTGTTCGGATTCATGACAATGCATTGGTAGCAGCAGCAACGTTATCTAATCGTTATGTTACAGATCGTTTTTTGCCAGACAAAGCAATCGATTTAATTGATGAAGCCTGTGCAACCATTCGGGTAGAAATGAATTCCATGCCGACAGAACTAGATGAAGCGACTCGGCAATTAATGCGGCAGGAAGTTGAAGAGGCAGCTTTGAAGAAAGAAACGGATACTGCTTCAAAAAAACGGCTTGGTGAGTTGCAGACTGATTTGGCAGAAATGCGTGAAAAAGTTAATACTTTAAAAATGCGCTGGGAAAATGAAAAAGAGGATATAAAGAAACTTAGTGATAAAAAAGGTGAATTAGATCAGGCAAGGCATGAATTAGAAGAAGCCGAAAATAATTATGATTTGGAAAAAGCAGCTAAACTACAACACGGAACAATTCCGCAGTTAGAAAAGCAACTGCAAGACTTAGAGGCAGAAAAGCGGCCGGACAATTGGTTGGTTGAAGAATCAGTTACTGAAAACGAAATTGCCCAAGTAGTTAGTCGAACAACTGGAATTCCGGTGGCTAAGTTAGTTCAAGGCGAACGGCAAAAATTACTGCAATTACCGCAAGCTTTACATCAACGAGTTATTGGTCAAGATGAAGCCGTCGATGCAGTAGCCAATGCAGTATTACGTGCTCGAGCGGGGTTACAGGATCCTAACCAGCCACTAGGAACATTTTTGTTTTTGGGACCAACTGGAGTCGGCAAGACTGAATTAGCTAAAGCTCTAGCAGAAAACTTATTTGATTCGGAAAAACACATGGTACGAATTGATATGAGCGAATATATGGAAAAACAATCTGTTTCTCGCTTGGTGGGTGCGGCACCTGGTTACATTGGCTACGAAGAAGGTGGTCAGTTAACTGAGGCTGTTCGGCGTAATCCGTATACAATTGTTTTGTTAGATGAAGTTGAAAAAGCTCATCCAGATGTCTTTAATGTGTTACTGCAAGTATTTGATGATGGTCGTTTAACGGATGGTCAGGGGCGAACAGTTGACTTTAAAAACACAATTATCATTATGACTTCTAATCTAGGTTCAAGTATTTTATTAGATAAAGTCAAAGAAGGATCAATTTCTCCTGAGATTAAGCAAGCAGTTATGCAACTGGCTCAGTCTCATTTTAAACCAGAATTTTTGAATCGAATTGATGACATTATTATGTTTACGCCGTTAAATTTAACAGCAATTGAGAAGATTGTTGATAAGTTTATTCAACAATTATCACATCGTCTAGCAGACCAAGAGATTCAACTGCAAATTTCAGCAGCTGCTCGTAAATACTTGGCAAGGCAAGGATATGATCCGGCATATGGTGCACGCCCATTACAACGATATATTACCGAGTATGTCGAAACACCACTCGCTAAACAAATAATAGCTGGTAAAGTCATGCCACATTCAACGGTGACAGTTGATTTGGGTCAGCAAGAGAACTTGGTTTTCGCAGCTCAAGAGAATCCAGCAGAAAATTAAAAAAAAGAGTGAGGAATTAATTTCCTCACTTTTTTTTCGGTCATTATTTATTAGTTGTTGGATCTTTAATAAACAACGTTAACAAGTTGATGGTGATCCAACCAATGACCATTGCAGTTAAGCCATCAGCTAATGGTGAAAATGTCACCCCAGTTAAGGCGGCACCGATATAACCGATCACTTCACCATAAATGAAGCCCCAAAACAAAATAATTAATTGCTTTGCCATTGTCAACACCTCACAGTACAAGAGTAGTTTAGCATAAAAAAACGCTTTGTGACACTTTTATTTAACAACAAAAGTTTTTTTTAAGGTTCAAAAATTGGTATAATTGAAACAAAGAAGAGGTGATGCCAATGTTTGGTGCAATTCAGATTGTCAGCTGTTACAGTTTACTCCAAAGTCCTTTGCGGTTAGAAGAATTGATAACAGCAGCTAAAGAGCGTGGTTATCAAGCATTAGCTCTAACTGATCGAAACGTGATGTACGGTGCGGCAGCTTTTTATCAATTATGCCAAAAACAAAAAATTAAACCATTGATTGGAATGACCTTAGAACTTAATCCAGGCAATGAACTTATCTTGATTGCTAAAGATCAAATCGGTTATCAAAACTTGTTACAGCTTTCAACTATTAAAAATCGTTTGCTTGCTGAAAATCAAGTCGAGTATCCACTGGATGAGATTAAAAGTCATCTGACGGGGTTATTAGTGATTACACCATTAACTAATTCATTGGTAATTAAAAGTTTACAAACTGGTAAACAAGAGCAAGCAGTCAATTTTTTGACTGAATTACAACAAAAAGTTATGGCTAAAGATCTTTTTTTGGGGATGAGTCCGCAATTGAGTTCGCCTTTATGTCAAGCTATGCAAACCTTGGCAAAAAAGCAACACTTGAGGTTGACAGCATTAGAGCCAGTTAACTATCTTGATCCAGCAGATGAAGCATATTTGAAAGTACTCCAAGCAATTCGTCAAGGTACGCGGTTGGAAACCTTTGAACTACAGGAAAAGTCTACAATTAAGGCCTGGCTACAGCCGGCAGCAAAAGTTCAATCCGCATACCAAAACATTGGGATGGCAGCATTATTGACACAAACTGAGAAGATTTGTCAAACAGCTAATTTTAATTTGAAGTTTAGCCAACCACAACTGCCACACTATCCGGTTCCTGAACAACAAACTGCGGCTGGTTATTTGCATCAGTTGTGTCTTCAAGGATTAAAGGAACGGAAAATTGATTTGACCGCTACTGTAAATCAAAAATATCAGCAGCGTTTGG harbors:
- a CDS encoding YjzD family protein, whose translation is MAKQLIILFWGFIYGEVIGYIGAALTGVTFSPLADGLTAMVIGWITINLLTLFIKDPTTNK
- the clpB gene encoding ATP-dependent chaperone ClpB; its protein translation is MQENQMTTAVQEALAQAQQIAQTRHHQEIDLPHLFKFLIQSGEFGAELLQQAGVDLTGFEKELDRQLDGIAVVEGSVQYGQTLSQPMYRLLAEADQLRKQQDDEYIALDTIFLALLKLTANPVALYLKKQGLTFAKLAAVVKKLRGGERVTSKNQETQYKALEKYGIDLVKQVRDNQVDPIIGRDDEIRDVIRILSRKTKNNPILIGEPGVGKTAIVEGLAQRIVRRDVPDNLKDKTIFSLDMGSLIAGAKYRGEFEERLKAVLKAVKKSEGKILLFIDEVHNIVGAGKTEGSMDAGNLLKPMLARGELHLIGATTLDEYRESVEKDKALARRFQRVMVHEPSVEDTISILRGLKERFEIHHGVRIHDNALVAAATLSNRYVTDRFLPDKAIDLIDEACATIRVEMNSMPTELDEATRQLMRQEVEEAALKKETDTASKKRLGELQTDLAEMREKVNTLKMRWENEKEDIKKLSDKKGELDQARHELEEAENNYDLEKAAKLQHGTIPQLEKQLQDLEAEKRPDNWLVEESVTENEIAQVVSRTTGIPVAKLVQGERQKLLQLPQALHQRVIGQDEAVDAVANAVLRARAGLQDPNQPLGTFLFLGPTGVGKTELAKALAENLFDSEKHMVRIDMSEYMEKQSVSRLVGAAPGYIGYEEGGQLTEAVRRNPYTIVLLDEVEKAHPDVFNVLLQVFDDGRLTDGQGRTVDFKNTIIIMTSNLGSSILLDKVKEGSISPEIKQAVMQLAQSHFKPEFLNRIDDIIMFTPLNLTAIEKIVDKFIQQLSHRLADQEIQLQISAAARKYLARQGYDPAYGARPLQRYITEYVETPLAKQIIAGKVMPHSTVTVDLGQQENLVFAAQENPAEN